A segment of the Staphylococcus ratti genome:
GTAAAGTTAATTAAAGTAATTAATCCTGTTTTTACAACTGTATCTACATTTTTATAAATCCCTACTGGGCCATTTAACATATCAAAACTAAAATCACCTGTAAAAATACTACCAATCATGCCCGCGACTGCTGTAAATATCAATTTACTGTACTCAACCGTTTGCGTTAGTCCGTAAACGAGTGGTTCAACTGGCGTTATTTCTCTTGTAGGAATAAATCCAAGTTGATAATCTGTCACTTTTTTCGTTTTCGTTATATTTTGTGTATATTTTTTAGGCGAAAACGTTTTACTATAGGTTTTACCATCGCGCTCAAACTTAATCGTTGTTTTTTCACCATTCGTCGCTTTCATTTCTTTCTTAATGTCACGAAGGTGCTCTGTAGTGCGACCATTGATTTCCGTAATAACGTCATCTTTTTTCAGGCCAATGTGCGCTGCCGGTGTATCCGGCGCAACTTCTTTCACTTTATTTGTAGGAGCGCCTTGTGCATAAGCTAAGCCAATAAATAACACAGCAGCTAAAATAAAGTTGAACAATGGTCCCGCAAATAGCGTTAAAAACTTTTGATATGGTTTTTTATGGGCAAATTGGCGCTCTCTCGGTGCAATTTGAATTAAGCTACCATTTTGAACAAAGAATGCTTTTTTAGCAATAGGATAATGATGTCTTTCTTGATCATAAGCCATAATGCCTTCAATAAATAGTGCTTCATTAAAATCGACCTTTTTAACTTCCATTGCTTCCATATGTTGGAACTTATGTTGATCATCTAGAATAATATGAGTAACTTCATCTTGCTCATTAAGTTTGATCTTAATATGCATACCCGGTTCAACAGGTGCTTCCTCCATGCCGTCTCCGGCCATTCGAACATACCCTCCAACAGGTAATAAACGAATCGTGTATAACGTTTCGTTTTTACGAAAACTTAAAATTTTCGGTCCCATACCAATTGCAAATTCTGGACACATAATGCCTGCACGCTTCGCAAAAAGCATATGGCCATATTCGTGCACAGATACTAGCAATCCGAAAACAAAGATAAATGCAATGATGGTTATCAACACAGACTACTACACCTCATATTCCTTATTTTTATAGTGCGCATCTAACGCTAAAATTTGTTCGAGCGTTGGCGCCATAATGACTTCATGTTCATCCATTTCTTTCTTTATCATACGTTCTATATCTAAAAAGCCAATTTCCTTATTTAAAAATTTAGCAACTGCAACTTCATTCACTGCATTTAAAACAACTGGCATCGTCCCACCAATTTTAATCGCTTCGTAAGCATATTGAAGACAACGATAGCGTTCAAAGTCCATTGCTTTAAAGTTCAATTGAGCGACTTCAGCTAAATTTAAAGCGGTTGCTTTATGTTCGATTCGATTGGGATATGTAAATGCGTATTGAATCGGCATGCGCATATCTGGTGTACCAAGTTGTGCCATCACACTCGTATCTACAAATTCCACCATAGAATGAATAATACTTTCTTTATGCAAAATCGTTTCAATTTGAGCAATATCTAAGTCAAATAACCATTTTGCTTCAATCACTTCAAAACCTTTATTCATCATCGTCGCAGAATCAATCGTAATTTTATGTCCCATCGACCAGTTAGGATGATTCAACGCGTCTTCCACCGTGACATTTTCTAAAGCATCACGTGTCAAATGTCGAAATGAGCCGCCACTTGCAGTAATGGTCACTTTCTTAATTTGCTTGTCATCTTCTCCGTTCAAACATTGGAAAATGGCCGCGTGTTCTGAATCGACCGGCAAGATATTCACATTGTATTTTCGTGCATGTGCCATTACTAATTCACCAGCAACGACAAGCGTTTCTTTGTTTGCTAATGCGATATCTTTGCCATTTTCAATCGCACGCATCGTCGGTGCTAACCCAACGCTTCCAAGTAACGCGTTAAGCACTAAATCATTCTTCTCATATGTCGCTACAGCAATAAGACCTTCATCTCCAGACACCACTTTGACATCGTAATTGGAAAATACGGCTACATCTTGAGGATTTTGAACCGATATAATCTCTGGCTGATGTTTTTCCACTACTTTTTGAGCAAATTCAATGTTTTTCCCAACTGTAAACGCAATAAGATTAAAATCATTAGGATGACGTTCAATGACATCAATGGCTTGTGTTCCTATTGAACCAGAAGCCCCTAAAATTGCGATATTTTTCATTATTTTCACTTCACCTTACATTTGAATTAAGAAAATATACATTAAAGGTAATACAAACATAAAACTGTCAAAACGGTCTAAAATCCCGCCATGACCAGGTAACAATCTGCCAGAATCTTTAACACCAAAGTGACGTTTAAATCCTGATTCCACGAGGTCACCTAATTGACCAAATGCACTCAATACGATTGTCACTATTAAAACCCAAAGTATACTGTAATCGAACTGGACAAAAAACATAAAGACAAGCGGCACGAGTAAACTGCATAATAAGCCGCCTATGAAGCCTTCTATTGTTTTGTTCGGACTAATGACAGGCCATAATTTATGTTTACCAAATGAACGCCCGAAAATATATGCCCCTGTATCTGTTAACCAAACGATAAGTAAACCGAATAAAATGTAATGTAAGCCTGCTTCACGTGTTTCATAAAAGTACATAAAACCAATACCAACGTAAGCAACAGACATAAGGCAAAATGCAGCGTCCATAAAACTAAATCTATTTTTGGACATTACTGTATAACTGAGTAATATAAAACTTAATGCAATCAATGACTTCTGTTGAAGGGTTGGGACCCAAGAATAGTCTTGCGGCAATAGAATCATAATCATCCCTATCGCGCTAATGAGTCCTGGTACAGAAAGCAATTGTATACGGTTCATATTTAACAACTCTTTGAGTGCAATCAAAGCAAGAATAAATGTAAAGCACATCCATGTCGTACCACCAATTAATAAAATTGGCAGAAATACGATTAACGCAACAATTGTTGTAATCGTTCTTACCTTCATAATCTTCTCCTATCTACAATCCCCCGAAACGTCTTTGACGAGATTGATATATTTTTATACATGCCACTAATTCGTTTTTATCAAAATCAGGCCACATTTTTGGATTGAAAATAAATTCACTATACGATAATTGCCAAATTAAGAAATTACTAATGCGTTGTTCTCCAGAAGTACGGATTAACAATTCAGGATCAGGATAATTGGCTGTCATTAAATACTTTTGAAACGTCGCTTCGTCTAAAGAATCAATATCCATCTCATCCGATGACTTCAAATCATGGATTAATGCTTTCATCCCTGAAATGATTTCAGCACGTCCACCGTAATTTATCGCAAATATAAGTGTAAGTCCGGTATTATGCGCAGTTTTACGTTTGGCTTCCTCAATTGCGCAAATCGTTTTTTCTGGGAGTTGCTCTGTAAAGCCTATTGTTTCAACTTTTACATTTTTTTCAATTAGTTCAGGTAAAAATGTATTTAAAAAGTTTACAGGGAGTCCCATAATATAGTTCACTTCTTCTTCTGGACGTGACCAGTTCTCAGTCGAAAAAGCATAAAGCGTTAAGTATTTAACATTCAAATCATTTGCCGCACGCGTAATCGTTTTAATCGTTTGCATGCCTTGATAATGACCTTTAATTCTTGGCATTCTTCTTTGTTTTGCCCAACGGCCATTACCATCCATGATGATTGCTATGTGTTTTGGTATATTATGTAAATCTAAAGTATCGACCTGAGATGATTTATCTTCATTGTTTTTAAATTTCTTAAACATGCATGTTCCTCCGAGCCTAATTACGTCTCATATTATTATAATCTTTAAAAAGTACAATTATCTACCATTTTATCACACTCAAATCACTCATTGAATTACAAAGAAAAAAACTGTACCAAAGTCTGATTCGGTACAGTTTTGCAAATGAATTACACAGACATGATATCCTTTTCTTTATCCGTAACTAATTGATCAATTTGTTTAATAGATTCGTCCGTTACTTTTTGAACATCATCTGAACCTGAACGCAACTCATCTTCAGTGATTTCGCCATCTTTTTCTTGTTTTTTCAATGTATCGTTTGCATCACGACGGATATTACGTACAGAAACTTTCGCATTTTCACCTGTCTTTTTAACGTCTTTTACAATTTCTTTACGACGCTCTTCAGTCAATGCTGGAACAGTGATGCGAATCACTTCACCATCGCTCGTTGGTGTTACACCTAAATTAGCTGCATAAATGGCTTTTTCAATGTCAGCTAATGCAGATTTATCATATGGAGAGATAACAAGTAAACGTGCTTCTGGTACGCTAATGCTTGCTAATTGTTGTACTGGTGTTGGTGCTCCGTAGTAATCCACATTAACGCCAGCCAATAAATTTGAATTTGCGCGACCTGCATTGATTTGCGCAAGTTCTCTTGATAAATTTTCGATTGATTTTTTCATTCGTGATTTCGTGTCTTGAATAATTCCACTCATAAGAAAGTCACCCCTAGATTATTTTGTAATAATTGTTCCAATTTCTTCTCCTAAAACGGCACGTTTAATGTTGCCTTCCTCCATAATTGAGAAAACGTTTAGCGGGATATTGTTATCCATACAGAATGAAGAGGCTGTAGAGTCCATGACTTGTAGGCCTTCTTGTAATAACTGTAAATAAGTTAAACGGTCATATTTCTGTGCGTTAGGGTCTACTTTAGGATCTGCAGAATATACGCCATCTACATTATTTTTGCCCATTAAAATGACATCTGCTTCTACTTCAGCTGCTCTCAATGCTGCAGTTGTATCTGTTGAGAAATATGGATTACCGATACCTGCTGCAAAAATAACTACACGTTTTTTCTCTAAATGTCTGATGGCACGTCGACGAATATAAGGTTCTGCAACCTGTTTCATCTCAATTGAAGTCAATACGCGTGTATCGCAGTCGAGTTGCTCTAAACTGTCTTGTAATGCTAATGCGTTCATGACAGTTGCAAGCATCCCCATATAGTCAGCAGTTCCACGATCCATTCCTAAATCGCTTCCCGTTTTACCACGCCAAATGTTACCGCCACCTACAATTACGGCAACTTCTGTATCCATTTTAGCCACTTCGGCTACTTGTTGCGCGATACTTTTAATAATTATTGGATTAATTCCAAATCCTTTGTCCCCTGCCAATGCTTCACCACTTAGTTTCAAAACTACTCGCTTATATTTTGAAGTTTCAGCCATTATAATAACCTCTCTATTCGTTTTATGTAAAACAATACAAGTAAAGAAGACACACGTGGTATCTTCCTTACACACAGCTTCAATATTTCTAAATTGAAGTCATGTAAAGGATGACACAAAAGGTGTCTTCTTTCTCATACTAAACCGTGTCTATTATTTCATTTGCCCTTTAACTTCATCAGCAAAGTTTTCTTCACGTTTTTCTAAACCTTCACCTACTTCGTAACGTACGAAGTCTACTAATTGACCACCTTTTGTTTTAAGGAATTGTTCAACAGTTTGATCTGGGTCTTTAACGAAATCTTGGTTAACCGCACAAATTTCTTGTAAATATTTGCGTAAACGGCCTTCAACCATTTTTTCAACGATGTTTTCAGGTTTGCCTTCGTTTAATGCTTGTTGCTTTAATACTTCTCTTTCGTGGTTGATTTCTTCTTCGCTTACTTGATCAGATGAAACGTATTTAGGGTTAATTGCAGCGATGTGCATTGCAACATCTTTTGCAGCTTCTTCATCAGTTGAACCTTCAATAACTGAAAGTACACCAATACGTCCACCCATGTGTAAGTATGCACCGAATGCATCGTTATCTGTTTTTGTACGAATTTCAAAACGACGTAAGCTTAATTTTTCACCAATTGTAGAAATTGCTTCAGTCATATGTTCAGAAACTTTTTTACCGTTTGGAAGTGTAGTTTCATTTAATGCTTCAACAGATTCAGCTTTCGTTTCAAGAATTTGGTTAGCAATTTCTTTAACAAGTTGTTGGAAACCTTCATTACGTGCAACGAAGTCTGTTTCAGAGTTGATTTCAACAATAACTGCATCGTTACCTTTTACTTCAACATGTGTGATACCTTCTGCTGCGATACGGTCTGCTTTTTTAGCAGCTTTAGCAATACCTTTTTCACGTAAATAATCAATTGCCTTATCGATGTTACCATCTGTTTCTTGAAGCGCTTTTTTACAATCCATCATACCAGCGCCAGTTTTTTCACGTAATTCTTTAACAAGTTTAGCTGAAATTGCCATCACTATTCCTCCAATATCATTTCATTAGTTATTTTAAAAAAAGGGGCTGGGACATAATATTGTTGTCCTAGTCCCTTAAAATGCTTTTATACTTAAAATTATCTTAGTGTGTAGCGCAGATGAAACTAAAACAAACTTCGGCTTCACATTGCCTTGAGCGGGCTTCTCAAAGCACGCTTGCGTAATATTTCAGTTTCATACTATCCGCGACACTGCACTGGGCAAGAAGACGAAATCACTTTAAACCATTTCCTCTTGCTCCCCATTTTAAGATGCTATTTATTTAGATTCAACTGTTTCTTCTGTCTCTTCAGTTGATGTTTCATCTTCGTTTAAGTCGATGTTTTGCTCTGCAGCAACTTCGTCGTTAGATACACCTTGTTGACCTTCTAAAATAGCGTCTGCCATTTTACCAGTTAACAATTTAACCGCACGAATCGCATCGTCGTTCGCTGGAATAACGTAGTCGATTTCATCAGGATCACAGTTTGTATCAACGATACCTACGATCGGGATGTTTAATTTACGTGCTTCAGCAATCGCATTGCGCTCTTTACGTGGGTCAACTACGAATAATGCTTGAGGCATTGATTTCATATCACGAATACCGCCTAAGAATTTGATTAAACGGTCGTATTCTTTTTTAAGTTCTACAACTTCTTTTTTAGGAAGTACGTCAAAAGTACCGTCTTCTTCCATTTTTTCAATTTCAGAAATACGTTTTACACGTTTAGAGATTGTTTTGTAGTTTGTTAAAATACCACCTAACCATCTTTGGTTAACGTAGTAGTGTCCAGCACGTTCTGCTTCAGATTTAACTGATTCTTGTGCTTGTTTTTTTGTACCTACGAATAAGACTTTACCGCCTTCTTCAGATACTTGCTTAATAAAGTTGTAAGCTTCTTCTACTTTCTTTACTGTTTTTTGTAAGTCGATGATATAAATACCATTTCTTTCAGTAAAGATGTACTTTTTCATTTTTGGGTTCCAACGGCGTGTTTGATGACCGAAGTGAACACCAGCTTCAAGTAATTGTTTCATTGAAATTACTGCCATGATTAAAATTCCTCCTATTGGTTAATATCCTCCACATGTGCTAACACAAAAACGGCAATACGCCGCACCCTTTTGCGTTTTGGCCTCATGTGTGTGTTTTGACTTTCTCATAGCCGCATATAAATATATCATAAAGTCCATACACATGCAACTAGTATTTATTATTCTGAACGCTTCAGCTCATCTAAAAAAGTTTCTTTCTTAACTTTAATAAATGTTCCTTTCATACCTAATGAACGTGACTCGATAACGCCAGCGCTTTCGAGTTTACGCAATGCATTTACAATTACTGAGCGTGTAATACCTACACGATCAGCCACTTTAGAAGCAATTAATAAGCCTTCTTTTCCACCTAACTCTTCAAAAATGTGGTCGATCGCTTCTTTTTCTGAATAAGATAATGAATTAATCGCCATTGAAATTGCCGCTTTGTCACGCGCTTCTGTTTCAATTTCATTATGTTTTTCACGTAAGATTTCCATTCCGATAACTGTAGCCGCATATTCGCCAAGTACAAGATCGTTTTCGCCAAAGTCATCAGATACACGTCCAAGTACTAATGTACCTAAGCGTTCGCCGCCTCCAATAATTGGGAAAATTGTCGTTCGAGAATCTTTAAATAAGTCTTCATTTTCTGGTGGGAATACAGAAAGTTCATTATCAATTCGAATATTAGATGATGTTTCATGTACATTCATCAATTTACTCGTATACGCTTCAGGCACGTGACGTTCTTCTAACATTTTTATAATGCGTTCATTTTTAAGTAACTCATTCAAGTTAGAACCTAAAATCTTACCACGTCTCGATACGATGAATACGTTCGTTACAGTCACTTTACTAATCGTTCGTGCAACATCTTTAAAATCAACCGAAATTCCTTTATGTTTTTGTAATAAACTACTTAATTCTCTTGTTTTAGATAATAAACCCATGTCACTTCTCCTTTTTTTATAAAATGAATTCACTTAAGTCTTTATTTGTTGAAATTGATTTCAATTTTCCATCTACGTACTGTGGCGTAATATCTACGTGTGCATTTGGCATATTAGGTGCTTCAAAAGATAAATCTTCTAGCATTTTTTCTAAAATCGTGTGTAATCTTCTCGCACCAATATTGTCTGTATCTTGGTTGACATGATAAGCCATTTCTGCCAATCGATGAATCGCCTCATCAGTAAAGTTTACCGTTACTTCTTCAGTTTCAAGCAACATCTCGTATTGTTTAATTAAAGAGAGTTTAGGTTCTTTTAAAATTCTTACGAAATCTTCAACAGTTAAACTTTGAAGTTCGACACGAATCGGAAATCTCCCTTGTAATTCTGGTATTAAATCACTTGGTTTAGAAACATGGAATGCGCCTGCGCCAATAAATAACATATGCTCAGTACTAACCGTACCATATTTAGTTCGAATCACGCTACCTTCAAGAATAGGAAGTATATCGCGTTGAACACCTTGTCTAGAAACGTCTTGTCCACCGCCATATTGACTATTCGTTGCTACTTTATCAATTTCATCAATAAAAATAATACCCATTTGTTCTGCAAGTTCAAGCGCTTCTTGATTTGCTGTTTCATGATCAATCATTTCTTCAGCATATTCATCAATTAAAATTTTACGTGCCGTTTTTACAGGCACTTCTTTTTCCACTTTTTTCTTAGGCATCAATTGATTCATCATTTCTTGCATTTGTTCGTTTTGTTGATTGCCGAACATACCTAATGCGCCTGGATCTTGTTCTACTTTAATGCGCACTTTTTCATTTTCAAGTTGACCATTTTTAAGTTGTACTTTAATATCGGAGCGCTTCGTTTTGATTTCTTCTGTTGGCGCTTCTTCTTCCTCCTCTTGGTTTTGACCAAAATTCGGTATTGCGCCTCCAAATAAAGACTCAAGTGGATTATTCGATGTTTGGCTCGCTTTTTTCTTAATACTTGGAACTAACAATTTGACGAGTCTTTCATTTGCTTTAGCTGTCGCTTCATCTTTAACCTCATTCTTTTTTTCATCTTTAACGAGTCGAACTGCAACGTCTACTAAATCTCTGACCATACTTTCAACATCACGTCCTACATAGCCAACTTCTGTAAACTTCGTCGCCTCAACTTTGATAAATGGGGCACCAACAATTTTCGCCATGCGTCGCGCAATTTCAGTTTTACCTACCCCTGTCGGTCCCATCATCAATATATTTTTAGGTGCGATTTCTTGTTTCACTTCATCTTCTAAAAGACTGCGACGATAACGATTTCTTAGCGCAATCGCTACTTTTTTCTTCGCTTCATCTTGTCCAATAATATATTCATCGAGTTTGCTTACTATTTCTTTTGGGGTATACTTAATGGCATTTTGATCCATACTTTAGAACCTCCGTTATAATTCTTCAACCGTAATATGGTCATTTGTAAAAACACAAATATCTGCCGCTACTTTGAGGCTTTCATACGCCATTTCTCGCGCAGATAAATGCGTCGCGTGTCGCTTCAAAGCACGTCCAGCGCTTAAAGCATAATTGCCTCCAGAACCAATCGCAATCAAATCATCATCTGGTGCAATAACTTCACCTGTACCGCTTACTACTAAAATATGATCTTTATCCATAACGATAAGCATGGCTTCTAGTTGGCGAAGTTGCTTATCTCCACGCCATTCTTTCGCTAATTCAACCGCTGCACGCTCTAAGTTGCCACTATATTGTTGCAGTTTTCCTTCAAACTTTTCAAATAATGTGAAGGCATCTGCAACGCTTCCAGCAAAACCAGCAATGACACGGTCTTGATATAGACGCCTTACTTTTTTAGCGGTCTGTTTCATAATGACTTGTTCGCCAAGAGTGACTTGACCATCACCAGCCATGGCTGCATGGCCATTATGTCTGACAGCATAAATTGTTGTTGCATGAATTGAAGAACTCATAAAACTTACTCTCCTTTTTTTGCACGAGGATGTGCATTTAAATAAACATTGCGTAAACGTTGATTAGACACGTGTGTATAACGACTTGTCGTAGATAAATTAACATGTCCCAATAAACTTTGAACCGTTCTTAAGTCTGCGCCGGCATCGAGCATGTGCGTCGCAAAAGTGTGTCGAAGCTTATGGGGATGAATAGACGACACGCCCGCTGTTCGCTTTACAATATCATTCAAAATATAACGAATTCCTCTTGTTGTAATCGGTTCACCTTTTAAATTCACAATTAATTTACCATGTGTCGTATTTTGAACAGGTTGAAAATGCTCAAGATAATCTTCGATGCTTTGTTTACAAAATTCACCAAACGGCACAATTCTCTCTTTACTCCCTTTACCCATCACTTTTAACACGCACATTGATAAATCAATATCGGAAATATTTAAATCAACTAATTCTGATACACGGATACCCGTAGCATAAAACAGCTCGAGTATCACACGATCTCGTCTCCCTTTTTTCGGATCTTCCCTTACAGTTTTAAATAATGCTTCCATTTCTTCGGTATAAAAAAATGTAGGTAAGTACGTTTCCTTTTTAGGATGCACGAGTTGTACAAACGGATTGACCATTTGTGTATCTTGTGTCATCCAAAAATTATAAAACGTACGTAGCGTTGAAATTTTTCTTGAAACGGTCGTTCGCTGTAATCCTTGATTGTATAACATTGCAAGGTAATTTCGTGCATCACGATATTCAAACTCTCGTAATGTTAACTGCTCTTGTTGTAAAAATTGATTGAATTGTTTCAAGTCATCTTCATACGCTTGCAATGTATGTTCAGAAAAAAATCTTTCCTGCTTTAACATAAGTAAAAACTGATGCTGGATATGTTCCAAAGTAAAAACCCCTCCATCATTAGCATTGTAGCATAATAATGAGGGGAGCTGCATAGATTATACATTGAATTTTCGTAGTTATCTAAATTTTGCTTATTTTGCCAATTTATTTTTTTATCTTTTACAGCGTTTGTTTAAATTTATCTAAATAAGTTAGTGCGCGATGCGCTAGTTTTTCATAACGTTCTTTCTTATCTTTAACACGTGCATCTAATGCAGGAACTAATCCAAAATTTGCATTCATCGGTTGAAAATTTTTGTTGTTATTCGCATGAGAAATATAATACGCCATACTACCAATCATCGTTTCTCTCGGAAAAACGACATCGCCTTTCTCTTGTATACGATGCGCAAGATTAATACCTGCAACCATGCCACTCGCCGCACTTTCAACATAACCTTCAACACCTGTCATTTGACCAGCGAAATAAAGGTCTTGGCGATTTTTGAATGCATAAGTTTCTGATAAGACTTCTGGTGAATTGATAAATGTATTGCGATGCATGACGCCATAGCGAACAATATCTACATTTTCTAAACCAGGAATAAGTTGAATTACTTCTTTTTGTGCGCCCCATTTCAAGCGTGTTTGAAAACCTACGATATTATAGAGCGTCCCCGCTGCATCGTCTTGTCTAAGTTGTACGACAGCGAAAGGACGTTTTCCAGTTTTTGGATCTTCTAATCCTACTGGTTTCATCGGTCCAAATAAAAGTGTTTTAGGGCCGCGGCTTGCCATTACTTCAAATGGCATACAGCCTTCGAAATACTTTTCTTTTTCAAAATCTTTACTCGGTGCAACTTCAGCTTCCAATGCCGCCTCGTAAAAACGATTAAACTCTTCTTCTGTCATAGGGCAATTTAAGTATGCGGCTTCACCTTTATCATATCGAGATTTTAAATACACTTTATCCATATTAATAGAGTCTTTTTCAATGATAGGTGCGGCAGCATCATAGAAATACAATTGATCTTCTCCTGTTAGTGCCACAATTTCTTTAGCCAATGGTTCCGTAGTTAATGGCCCAGTAGCAATAATTGTAGGTCCTTCTGGAATAGACGTAATTTCTTCATTTTTAACATTTACATTGGGATGTTGTTTTAACGTCTCTGTTACATAGCCAGCGAAATCGTGTCGATCAACGGCTAATGCCCCTCCTGCAGGCACACGTGCGTTATCTGCAGCAGCGATAATTAATG
Coding sequences within it:
- the hslV gene encoding ATP-dependent protease subunit HslV — its product is MSSSIHATTIYAVRHNGHAAMAGDGQVTLGEQVIMKQTAKKVRRLYQDRVIAGFAGSVADAFTLFEKFEGKLQQYSGNLERAAVELAKEWRGDKQLRQLEAMLIVMDKDHILVVSGTGEVIAPDDDLIAIGSGGNYALSAGRALKRHATHLSAREMAYESLKVAADICVFTNDHITVEEL
- the xerC gene encoding tyrosine recombinase XerC, translated to MEHIQHQFLLMLKQERFFSEHTLQAYEDDLKQFNQFLQQEQLTLREFEYRDARNYLAMLYNQGLQRTTVSRKISTLRTFYNFWMTQDTQMVNPFVQLVHPKKETYLPTFFYTEEMEALFKTVREDPKKGRRDRVILELFYATGIRVSELVDLNISDIDLSMCVLKVMGKGSKERIVPFGEFCKQSIEDYLEHFQPVQNTTHGKLIVNLKGEPITTRGIRYILNDIVKRTAGVSSIHPHKLRHTFATHMLDAGADLRTVQSLLGHVNLSTTSRYTHVSNQRLRNVYLNAHPRAKKGE
- the trmFO gene encoding FADH(2)-oxidizing methylenetetrahydrofolate--tRNA-(uracil(54)-C(5))-methyltransferase TrmFO, which produces MTTVNVIGAGLAGSEAAFQLAERGIQVNLYEMRPVKQTPAHHTDKFAELVCSNSLRGNALTNAVGVLKEEMRRLDSLIIAAADNARVPAGGALAVDRHDFAGYVTETLKQHPNVNVKNEEITSIPEGPTIIATGPLTTEPLAKEIVALTGEDQLYFYDAAAPIIEKDSINMDKVYLKSRYDKGEAAYLNCPMTEEEFNRFYEAALEAEVAPSKDFEKEKYFEGCMPFEVMASRGPKTLLFGPMKPVGLEDPKTGKRPFAVVQLRQDDAAGTLYNIVGFQTRLKWGAQKEVIQLIPGLENVDIVRYGVMHRNTFINSPEVLSETYAFKNRQDLYFAGQMTGVEGYVESAASGMVAGINLAHRIQEKGDVVFPRETMIGSMAYYISHANNNKNFQPMNANFGLVPALDARVKDKKERYEKLAHRALTYLDKFKQTL